From Alosa sapidissima isolate fAloSap1 chromosome 7, fAloSap1.pri, whole genome shotgun sequence, the proteins below share one genomic window:
- the dnase1l1 gene encoding deoxyribonuclease-1-like 1 isoform X1: MLLTANKSTGPWITLALFFASFLCPVLAFKICAFNVRSFGDSKSTDAMVMHTLIRILSRCDIALLQEVRDSKGKAIPILIAALNRFDSVHTYDVVASERLGRTSYQEQYVFVYRTDTVSVKDQYQYPDTQEGDEDAFAREPFVVWFRAPRTVLGEFVLIPQHTSPTNATKEIDELYDVFVAIKNKWRVENVMLLGDFNAACGYVAKKNRKNIRLYSDTSFIWLIGDDVDTTVKETTDCAYDRIVIHGENFAQGIVPYSAGAFNFANEYSLTEEQAEEVSDHYPVEVELRVRVPGQGQQRVMSPLVRNMLKVPAILAKRLIQGLIAFFNSTMQNITIV; this comes from the exons ATGCTACTGACAGCCAATAAAAGCACTGGACCTTGGATTACTCTAGCACTGTTTTTTGCAAGCTTCCTGTGTCCCGTTTTGGCTTTCAAAATATGTGCATTCAATGTCCGAAGCTTTGGAGACTCTAAATCAACCGATGCCATGGTCATGCACACTCTGATTCGA ATCCTGTCTAGGTGTGACATTGCCTTACTTCAGGAAGTGAGAGACAGCAAAGGAAAGGCCATTCCCATCCTGATTGCTGCACTGAATAG GTTTGACTCTGTACACACTTATGACGTTGTGGCCAGTGAGCGTCTTGGTAGGACTTCTTATCAGgaacagtatgtgtttgtgtacag GACAGATACGGTCAGTGTGAAAGATCAATATCAGTATCCTGACACACAGGAAGGGGACGAGGATGCTTTTGCTAGAGAACCGTTTGTGGTGTGGTTCCGAGCACCGAGGACAG TTCTGGGGGAGTTTGTGCTCAtaccacaacacacatctcctACCAATGCCACAAAAGAGATCGATGAACTCTACGATGTCTTTGTAgccataaaaaataaatggagggTGGAG AATGTGATGCTCCTGGGTGACTTTAATGCTGCCTGTGGGTACGTAGCAAAGAAGAACCGCAAGAACATCCGCCTCTACTCTGACACCTCGTTCATCTGGTTGATCGGGGATGACGTAGACACCACGGTGAAAGAAACAACCGACTGTGCTTATGATCG GATCGTCATCCATGGAGAGAACTTTGCCCAAGGCATTGTTCCCTATTCAGCAGGTGCTTTCAACTTTGCTAATGAGTATAGTCTGACTGAGGAGCAG GCAGAGGAGGTGAGTGACCACTACCCTGTGGAAGTGGAACTGAGGGTGAGAGTTCCTGGGCAGGGTCAGCAGAGAGTGATGTCCCCTCTGGTCAGAAATATGCTGAAGGTCCCAGCTATACTGGCCAAAAGGCTCATTCAGGGCCTTATAGCCTTCTTCAACTCCACGATGCAGAACATCACCATTGTGTAA
- the rpl10 gene encoding 60S ribosomal protein L10: protein MGRRPARCYRYCKNKPYPKSRFCRGVPDPKIRIFDLGRKKAKVDEFPLCGHMVSDEYEQLSSEALEAARICANKYMVKTCGKDGFHIRMRLHPFHVIRINKMLSCAGADRLQTGMRGAFGKPQGTVARVNIGQVIMSVRTKAANKEHIIEALRRAKFKFPGRQKIHMSKKYGFTKFNAEDFDEMLQEKRLIPDGCGVKYIPSHGPLKRWKALHTVH, encoded by the exons ATGGGTCGCCGGCCAGCCCGCTG CTACAGATACTGCAAGAACAAGCCCTACCCCAAATCCCGTTTCTGTAGGGGTGTGCCTG ATCCCAAGATCAGGATCTTTGATTTGGGCCGTAAGAAGGCCAAGGTGGATGAGTTTCCCCTGTGTGGTCACATGGTATCTGATGAGTATGAGCAGCTGTCTTCAGAAG CTCTTGAGGCTGCCCGTATCTGTGCTAACAAGTACATGGTGAAGACCTGCGGCAAGGATGGTTTCCACATCCGTATGCGCCTTCACCCATTCCATGTCATCCGCATTAACAAAATGTTATCCTGTGCTGGAGCTGATAG GCTCCAGACAGGGATGCGTGGTGCTTTTGGAAAGCCCCAGGGTACCGTGGCTCGCGTGAACATTGGTCAGGTGATCATGTCCGTGCGCACCAAGGCTGCCAACAAGGAGCACATCATTGAGGCTCTGAGGAGGGCAAAATTCAAGTTCCCTGGACGCCAGAAG ATCCACATGTCCAAGAAGTACGGCTTCACCAAGTTCAACGCTGAGGACTTCGACGAAATGCTGCAGGAGAAGCGCCTGATCCCAGACGGCTGCGGGGTGAAATACATCCCCAGCCACGGACCCCTGAAGCGCTGGAAGGCACTGCACACGGTCCACTAA
- the dnase1l1 gene encoding deoxyribonuclease-1-like 1 isoform X2 produces MLLTANKSTGPWITLALFFASFLCPVLAFKICAFNVRSFGDSKSTDAMVMHTLIRILSRCDIALLQEVRDSKGKAIPILIAALNRFDSVHTYDVVASERLGRTSYQEQYVFVYRTDTVSVKDQYQYPDTQEGDEDAFAREPFVVWFRAPRTVLGEFVLIPQHTSPTNATKEIDELYDVFVAIKNKWRVENVMLLGDFNAACGYVAKKNRKNIRLYSDTSFIWLIGDDVDTTVKETTDCAYDRIVIHGENFAQGIVPYSAGAFNFANEYSLTEEQALGVSDHYPVEVDLRDGGLRAAPTPHLLLAALCLLTTSLVSTLNN; encoded by the exons ATGCTACTGACAGCCAATAAAAGCACTGGACCTTGGATTACTCTAGCACTGTTTTTTGCAAGCTTCCTGTGTCCCGTTTTGGCTTTCAAAATATGTGCATTCAATGTCCGAAGCTTTGGAGACTCTAAATCAACCGATGCCATGGTCATGCACACTCTGATTCGA ATCCTGTCTAGGTGTGACATTGCCTTACTTCAGGAAGTGAGAGACAGCAAAGGAAAGGCCATTCCCATCCTGATTGCTGCACTGAATAG GTTTGACTCTGTACACACTTATGACGTTGTGGCCAGTGAGCGTCTTGGTAGGACTTCTTATCAGgaacagtatgtgtttgtgtacag GACAGATACGGTCAGTGTGAAAGATCAATATCAGTATCCTGACACACAGGAAGGGGACGAGGATGCTTTTGCTAGAGAACCGTTTGTGGTGTGGTTCCGAGCACCGAGGACAG TTCTGGGGGAGTTTGTGCTCAtaccacaacacacatctcctACCAATGCCACAAAAGAGATCGATGAACTCTACGATGTCTTTGTAgccataaaaaataaatggagggTGGAG AATGTGATGCTCCTGGGTGACTTTAATGCTGCCTGTGGGTACGTAGCAAAGAAGAACCGCAAGAACATCCGCCTCTACTCTGACACCTCGTTCATCTGGTTGATCGGGGATGACGTAGACACCACGGTGAAAGAAACAACCGACTGTGCTTATGATCG GATCGTCATCCATGGAGAGAACTTTGCCCAAGGCATTGTTCCCTATTCAGCAGGTGCTTTCAACTTTGCTAATGAGTATAGTCTGACTGAGGAGCAG GCTCTCGGTGTTAGTGACCACTACCCCGTGGAGGTGGACCTAAGAGACGGAGGGCTGAGGGCAGCCCCAactccccacctcctcctcgctGCTCTGTGTTTACTTACGACTTCGCTCGTAAGCACACTGAACaactga